The following proteins are co-located in the Zonotrichia albicollis isolate bZonAlb1 chromosome 1, bZonAlb1.hap1, whole genome shotgun sequence genome:
- the SSR1 gene encoding translocon-associated protein subunit alpha isoform X3, whose translation MSRLSQLLLLALLVFPAALLLGGARGGPGLLVAAQDATEDEEAVEDTIVEDEDDEAEVEEDEPTDLTEEKEEEDLSGEPKASPSADTTILFVKGEDFPANNIVKFLVGFTNKGTEDFIVESLDASFRYPQDYQFYIQNFTALSLNTVVPPQRQATFEYSFIPAEPMGGRPFGLVINLNYRDASGNVFQDAVFNQTVTIIEKEDGLDGETIFMYMFLAGLGLLVIVGLHQLLESRKRKRPVQKVEMGTSNQNDVDMSWIPQETLNQIMQSRRDKASPRRLPYKRAQKRPVGSDESPGHLDASFPSVSREERRFRKHHHSRT comes from the exons GTTTATTGGTTGCAGCTCAAGATGCTACAGAAGATGAGGAAGCTGTGGAAGATACTATAGTtgaagatgaggatgatgaAGCTGAAGTTGAAGAAGATGAGCCAACAGACTTG acagaagaaaaagaggaagaagactTGTCAGGAGAACCTAAAGCCTCACCCAGTGCTGATACAACCATCTTATTTGTGAAAGGCGAAG ACTTTCCAGCGAACAACATCGTAAAATTTCTGGTGGGCTTCACCAATAAGGGTACAGAAGATTTCATTGTCGAGTCTCTCGATGCTTCTTTCCGGTACCCTCAAGACTACCAGTTTTACATCCAGAACTTCACAGCTCTCTCTCTGAACACAGTAGTTCCACCACAGAGACAAGCCACATTTGAGTACTCCTTCATCCCTGCTGAGCCTATGGGTGGTCGTCCTTTCGGGCTGGTTATCAATCTCAACTACAGAGATGCCAGT GGCAACGTTTTTCAAGATGCTGTCTTCAATCAAACTGTTACCATTATTGAAAAAGAAGATGGGCTGGATGGAGAAAC GATCTTCATGTACATGTTCCTTGCTGGACTTGGTCTGCTGGTCATAGTTGGCCTACATCAGTTGCTAGAGTCTAGGAAG aggaaaagaCCGGTACAGAAAGTAGAGATGGGAACATCAAATCAGAACGATGTTGATATGAGCTGGATTCCCCAAGAAACTTTAAATCAAATAA TGCAAAGTAGAAGAG ATAAAGCTTCACCAAGGAGGTTGCCCTACAAGAGGGCACAGAAGAGACCAGTGGGCTCTGATGA GTCCCCGGGCCACTTGGACGCGAGCTTCCCATCAGTCTCACGAGAGGAGAGGCGATTCAG AAAGCACCACCACAGCAGGACTTAG
- the SSR1 gene encoding translocon-associated protein subunit alpha isoform X1 has translation MSRLSQLLLLALLVFPAALLLGGARGGPGLLVAAQDATEDEEAVEDTIVEDEDDEAEVEEDEPTDLTEEKEEEDLSGEPKASPSADTTILFVKGEDFPANNIVKFLVGFTNKGTEDFIVESLDASFRYPQDYQFYIQNFTALSLNTVVPPQRQATFEYSFIPAEPMGGRPFGLVINLNYRDASGNVFQDAVFNQTVTIIEKEDGLDGETIFMYMFLAGLGLLVIVGLHQLLESRKRKRPVQKVEMGTSNQNDVDMSWIPQETLNQIMQSRRDKASPRRLPYKRAQKRPVGSDESPGHLDASFPSVSREERRFRSVGGRGKIIILRGDFHLQK, from the exons GTTTATTGGTTGCAGCTCAAGATGCTACAGAAGATGAGGAAGCTGTGGAAGATACTATAGTtgaagatgaggatgatgaAGCTGAAGTTGAAGAAGATGAGCCAACAGACTTG acagaagaaaaagaggaagaagactTGTCAGGAGAACCTAAAGCCTCACCCAGTGCTGATACAACCATCTTATTTGTGAAAGGCGAAG ACTTTCCAGCGAACAACATCGTAAAATTTCTGGTGGGCTTCACCAATAAGGGTACAGAAGATTTCATTGTCGAGTCTCTCGATGCTTCTTTCCGGTACCCTCAAGACTACCAGTTTTACATCCAGAACTTCACAGCTCTCTCTCTGAACACAGTAGTTCCACCACAGAGACAAGCCACATTTGAGTACTCCTTCATCCCTGCTGAGCCTATGGGTGGTCGTCCTTTCGGGCTGGTTATCAATCTCAACTACAGAGATGCCAGT GGCAACGTTTTTCAAGATGCTGTCTTCAATCAAACTGTTACCATTATTGAAAAAGAAGATGGGCTGGATGGAGAAAC GATCTTCATGTACATGTTCCTTGCTGGACTTGGTCTGCTGGTCATAGTTGGCCTACATCAGTTGCTAGAGTCTAGGAAG aggaaaagaCCGGTACAGAAAGTAGAGATGGGAACATCAAATCAGAACGATGTTGATATGAGCTGGATTCCCCAAGAAACTTTAAATCAAATAA TGCAAAGTAGAAGAG ATAAAGCTTCACCAAGGAGGTTGCCCTACAAGAGGGCACAGAAGAGACCAGTGGGCTCTGATGA GTCCCCGGGCCACTTGGACGCGAGCTTCCCATCAGTCTCACGAGAGGAGAGGCGATTCAGGTCAGTGGGTGGGAGAGGGAAAATTATTATTCTGAGGGGAGATTTCCACCTTCAGAAATGA
- the SSR1 gene encoding translocon-associated protein subunit alpha isoform X4, which produces MSRLSQLLLLALLVFPAALLLGGARGGPGLLVAAQDATEDEEAVEDTIVEDEDDEAEVEEDEPTDLTEEKEEEDLSGEPKASPSADTTILFVKGEDFPANNIVKFLVGFTNKGTEDFIVESLDASFRYPQDYQFYIQNFTALSLNTVVPPQRQATFEYSFIPAEPMGGRPFGLVINLNYRDASGNVFQDAVFNQTVTIIEKEDGLDGETIFMYMFLAGLGLLVIVGLHQLLESRKRKRPVQKVEMGTSNQNDVDMSWIPQETLNQINKASPRRLPYKRAQKRPVGSDESPGHLDASFPSVSREERRFRKHHHSRT; this is translated from the exons GTTTATTGGTTGCAGCTCAAGATGCTACAGAAGATGAGGAAGCTGTGGAAGATACTATAGTtgaagatgaggatgatgaAGCTGAAGTTGAAGAAGATGAGCCAACAGACTTG acagaagaaaaagaggaagaagactTGTCAGGAGAACCTAAAGCCTCACCCAGTGCTGATACAACCATCTTATTTGTGAAAGGCGAAG ACTTTCCAGCGAACAACATCGTAAAATTTCTGGTGGGCTTCACCAATAAGGGTACAGAAGATTTCATTGTCGAGTCTCTCGATGCTTCTTTCCGGTACCCTCAAGACTACCAGTTTTACATCCAGAACTTCACAGCTCTCTCTCTGAACACAGTAGTTCCACCACAGAGACAAGCCACATTTGAGTACTCCTTCATCCCTGCTGAGCCTATGGGTGGTCGTCCTTTCGGGCTGGTTATCAATCTCAACTACAGAGATGCCAGT GGCAACGTTTTTCAAGATGCTGTCTTCAATCAAACTGTTACCATTATTGAAAAAGAAGATGGGCTGGATGGAGAAAC GATCTTCATGTACATGTTCCTTGCTGGACTTGGTCTGCTGGTCATAGTTGGCCTACATCAGTTGCTAGAGTCTAGGAAG aggaaaagaCCGGTACAGAAAGTAGAGATGGGAACATCAAATCAGAACGATGTTGATATGAGCTGGATTCCCCAAGAAACTTTAAATCAAATAA ATAAAGCTTCACCAAGGAGGTTGCCCTACAAGAGGGCACAGAAGAGACCAGTGGGCTCTGATGA GTCCCCGGGCCACTTGGACGCGAGCTTCCCATCAGTCTCACGAGAGGAGAGGCGATTCAG AAAGCACCACCACAGCAGGACTTAG
- the SSR1 gene encoding translocon-associated protein subunit alpha isoform X5 produces MSRLSQLLLLALLVFPAALLLGGARGGPGLLVAAQDATEDEEAVEDTIVEDEDDEAEVEEDEPTDLTEEKEEEDLSGEPKASPSADTTILFVKGEDFPANNIVKFLVGFTNKGTEDFIVESLDASFRYPQDYQFYIQNFTALSLNTVVPPQRQATFEYSFIPAEPMGGRPFGLVINLNYRDASGNVFQDAVFNQTVTIIEKEDGLDGETIFMYMFLAGLGLLVIVGLHQLLESRKRKRPVQKVEMGTSNQNDVDMSWIPQETLNQINKASPRRLPYKRAQKRPVGSDE; encoded by the exons GTTTATTGGTTGCAGCTCAAGATGCTACAGAAGATGAGGAAGCTGTGGAAGATACTATAGTtgaagatgaggatgatgaAGCTGAAGTTGAAGAAGATGAGCCAACAGACTTG acagaagaaaaagaggaagaagactTGTCAGGAGAACCTAAAGCCTCACCCAGTGCTGATACAACCATCTTATTTGTGAAAGGCGAAG ACTTTCCAGCGAACAACATCGTAAAATTTCTGGTGGGCTTCACCAATAAGGGTACAGAAGATTTCATTGTCGAGTCTCTCGATGCTTCTTTCCGGTACCCTCAAGACTACCAGTTTTACATCCAGAACTTCACAGCTCTCTCTCTGAACACAGTAGTTCCACCACAGAGACAAGCCACATTTGAGTACTCCTTCATCCCTGCTGAGCCTATGGGTGGTCGTCCTTTCGGGCTGGTTATCAATCTCAACTACAGAGATGCCAGT GGCAACGTTTTTCAAGATGCTGTCTTCAATCAAACTGTTACCATTATTGAAAAAGAAGATGGGCTGGATGGAGAAAC GATCTTCATGTACATGTTCCTTGCTGGACTTGGTCTGCTGGTCATAGTTGGCCTACATCAGTTGCTAGAGTCTAGGAAG aggaaaagaCCGGTACAGAAAGTAGAGATGGGAACATCAAATCAGAACGATGTTGATATGAGCTGGATTCCCCAAGAAACTTTAAATCAAATAA ATAAAGCTTCACCAAGGAGGTTGCCCTACAAGAGGGCACAGAAGAGACCAGTGGGCTCTGATGAGTAA
- the SSR1 gene encoding translocon-associated protein subunit alpha isoform X2, which produces MSRLSQLLLLALLVFPAALLLGGARGGPGLLVAAQDATEDEEAVEDTIVEDEDDEAEVEEDEPTDLTEEKEEEDLSGEPKASPSADTTILFVKGEDFPANNIVKFLVGFTNKGTEDFIVESLDASFRYPQDYQFYIQNFTALSLNTVVPPQRQATFEYSFIPAEPMGGRPFGLVINLNYRDASGNVFQDAVFNQTVTIIEKEDGLDGETIFMYMFLAGLGLLVIVGLHQLLESRKRKRPVQKVEMGTSNQNDVDMSWIPQETLNQINKASPRRLPYKRAQKRPVGSDESPGHLDASFPSVSREERRFRSVGGRGKIIILRGDFHLQK; this is translated from the exons GTTTATTGGTTGCAGCTCAAGATGCTACAGAAGATGAGGAAGCTGTGGAAGATACTATAGTtgaagatgaggatgatgaAGCTGAAGTTGAAGAAGATGAGCCAACAGACTTG acagaagaaaaagaggaagaagactTGTCAGGAGAACCTAAAGCCTCACCCAGTGCTGATACAACCATCTTATTTGTGAAAGGCGAAG ACTTTCCAGCGAACAACATCGTAAAATTTCTGGTGGGCTTCACCAATAAGGGTACAGAAGATTTCATTGTCGAGTCTCTCGATGCTTCTTTCCGGTACCCTCAAGACTACCAGTTTTACATCCAGAACTTCACAGCTCTCTCTCTGAACACAGTAGTTCCACCACAGAGACAAGCCACATTTGAGTACTCCTTCATCCCTGCTGAGCCTATGGGTGGTCGTCCTTTCGGGCTGGTTATCAATCTCAACTACAGAGATGCCAGT GGCAACGTTTTTCAAGATGCTGTCTTCAATCAAACTGTTACCATTATTGAAAAAGAAGATGGGCTGGATGGAGAAAC GATCTTCATGTACATGTTCCTTGCTGGACTTGGTCTGCTGGTCATAGTTGGCCTACATCAGTTGCTAGAGTCTAGGAAG aggaaaagaCCGGTACAGAAAGTAGAGATGGGAACATCAAATCAGAACGATGTTGATATGAGCTGGATTCCCCAAGAAACTTTAAATCAAATAA ATAAAGCTTCACCAAGGAGGTTGCCCTACAAGAGGGCACAGAAGAGACCAGTGGGCTCTGATGA GTCCCCGGGCCACTTGGACGCGAGCTTCCCATCAGTCTCACGAGAGGAGAGGCGATTCAGGTCAGTGGGTGGGAGAGGGAAAATTATTATTCTGAGGGGAGATTTCCACCTTCAGAAATGA